One window of the Paenibacillus beijingensis genome contains the following:
- a CDS encoding MurR/RpiR family transcriptional regulator, whose amino-acid sequence MNGGLVKLKEVFDQLNPSEQKVARYILKYPERIFDQSIAQLADLSGASQSAIIRLCKSLEMKSYQDLKIRVIGDLQKVEEQGYQDIRPSDSLETIIQNVSSNNIQSIRDTVKILEPHLVARAVELLSRAERIFFFGVGASNLIAQDAQQKFLRINKTAVAFADSSLQITTSVTITKNDVAVGISYSGETREVITAMKHARSSGVPTICISKFGNTSLSAVADVPLRISSTDSDIRSGAIASRITQLNVIDILYLAVASKDYGKSVELLNRTRRAIRGSR is encoded by the coding sequence ATGAACGGCGGACTCGTGAAGCTTAAGGAAGTTTTTGATCAATTAAATCCGTCTGAACAGAAGGTTGCCCGGTATATTTTGAAGTATCCGGAGCGGATCTTCGACCAGTCCATCGCTCAACTCGCCGATTTAAGCGGGGCAAGTCAATCCGCGATTATCCGGCTGTGCAAGTCGCTCGAAATGAAAAGCTATCAGGATTTAAAAATCCGGGTGATCGGCGATTTGCAAAAGGTCGAGGAGCAGGGATATCAGGATATCCGCCCGAGCGACTCGCTTGAGACGATCATTCAAAATGTTTCCAGCAACAACATCCAGTCGATTCGCGATACCGTTAAAATTTTGGAGCCTCACTTGGTTGCCCGGGCAGTCGAGCTGCTCTCCAGGGCCGAGCGCATTTTCTTTTTCGGGGTGGGCGCTTCCAACCTGATCGCCCAGGACGCCCAGCAGAAATTTTTGCGGATTAACAAAACAGCGGTCGCTTTCGCCGATTCCAGCCTGCAAATTACGACTTCCGTCACGATAACGAAAAATGACGTTGCGGTTGGTATCTCGTATTCCGGAGAAACCCGGGAAGTGATCACCGCGATGAAACATGCCCGCAGCAGCGGAGTTCCGACCATATGCATCTCGAAATTCGGGAATACGAGCCTGTCGGCGGTTGCCGATGTTCCGCTGCGCATTTCATCAACGGACAGCGATATTCGCAGCGGCGCGATTGCGTCGCGGATTACGCAGCTCAACGTAATCGATATTCTTTATTTGGCAGTAGCCAGCAAAGATTACGGGAAATCGGTAGAGCTGCTCAACCGGACAAGAAGAGCGATCCGCGGCAGCAGGTAA
- a CDS encoding transporter substrate-binding domain-containing protein has translation MKNWKKVLIAGVVGVSLLGTGFVVKETLTVPSVYAEAKVKPDGPALKKYDSQLDQIIDRGYIRVGMTGDYKPFTYLNPATNEYEGYDVDAMKQFAQSLGVEVRFVQTSWPTMMNDLLANKFDIAVGGVTRNTDRQKKAYVAEGYIQFGKAPLIRAEDKDKYTSLEDINKPTVRIGVNPGGTNEVFVRQYLKNANVTVVQNNLDIPHLVADGTYDVMITDTVEAMTYAKADSRLFAALTEKPFTKSEKGYMIPRGDFIYASYLEMWIDEMKLQGKFDALYKKWLE, from the coding sequence ATGAAAAATTGGAAAAAAGTATTGATAGCAGGCGTGGTTGGCGTCTCGCTGCTCGGAACCGGATTTGTTGTAAAAGAAACGCTTACAGTACCTAGCGTTTATGCGGAAGCGAAGGTTAAGCCGGATGGTCCGGCGCTGAAAAAATATGATTCCCAGCTCGATCAAATTATCGACAGAGGATATATCCGGGTCGGAATGACAGGGGACTACAAGCCGTTTACATATTTGAATCCGGCAACGAATGAATACGAAGGCTACGATGTCGATGCCATGAAACAATTTGCGCAAAGTCTGGGCGTGGAAGTCCGTTTTGTGCAAACGAGCTGGCCGACGATGATGAACGACCTGCTTGCCAACAAATTCGATATCGCCGTAGGCGGCGTTACCCGCAATACGGACCGGCAGAAAAAAGCGTACGTTGCAGAAGGCTATATTCAATTCGGCAAAGCGCCTCTGATCCGCGCCGAAGACAAAGATAAATATACGAGCCTTGAAGATATCAACAAGCCGACTGTACGGATCGGCGTCAATCCGGGCGGAACCAATGAAGTGTTCGTACGCCAATATTTGAAAAATGCCAACGTGACCGTTGTCCAAAACAATCTGGACATCCCGCACCTGGTGGCAGACGGCACGTATGACGTGATGATTACCGATACGGTGGAGGCAATGACCTATGCCAAGGCCGATTCCCGCTTGTTCGCCGCTTTGACGGAAAAACCGTTTACGAAAAGCGAAAAAGGATACATGATTCCACGCGGCGATTTTATCTATGCCAGCTATCTTGAAATGTGGATCGATGAAATGAAGCTGCAGGGCAAGTTCGACGCGCTGTACAAAAAGTGGCTCGAGTAG
- a CDS encoding methyl-accepting chemotaxis protein: MLKSLKQKMIFMMSLLLLASLASVFIASYTSASRLLQDSLDVESQLSATNLALEINQFIDSRIATVESIGKLISADNNKQQDIALIKKAQQLNPEFETFYFSYDLTGKNVVNYLGEVTDVSDRAHFQEAGKGEGKVVVSEPVVSKRTGNNIVTIIVPLMRDGKQYGYMGTTLPINSVQKSVSTRKFGASGVAVLLSKSGKYIWHPDPELVLKGTVQNMNIPEVTSAYEQVQRGKTGVLEFELDSDKYTAAYAPTSLNWGVFVLAPTKELHAPIGKLTVNLILISVIALLAAIGIAYGFTVRLSRPIQNLNRAVKDVAEGDLTKTISVQGKDEMAVLTNDFNQTVSHLKHLVEGVTESSGQVLKVTGALSAGVDSAMNSVNRIGSSIKQIAEGATMHASSSQEISISMNDMASGVERIAETSSIVSEAAQLAANHAETGSAAVEQAVKQIVGIGEGAAKMGEAVERLDGRSQQIATILNLMTEITGQIKLLSLNASIEAARAGEHGRGFAVVAEEVKKLAGQSDESTVQIAKLLSEIREDTLHAVQLMSSSHSEVQLGITLIEDVREKFANILKASRDVADHILEVSAASEEMSAGSQQITSSVEEMNSIANLTSADAQQVAEAAEDQIVSIQDISGSVRQLETVVAELRKELSKFKL, translated from the coding sequence ATGTTAAAGAGCCTTAAGCAAAAAATGATTTTCATGATGTCGCTGCTCTTGCTCGCCAGCCTCGCTTCCGTCTTTATTGCAAGTTATACCAGCGCATCCCGGCTGCTGCAGGACAGCTTGGATGTCGAGTCGCAGCTTAGCGCAACGAATCTGGCGCTGGAGATCAACCAGTTTATCGATTCGAGGATCGCCACTGTGGAGTCGATTGGAAAGCTGATTTCGGCGGACAACAACAAGCAGCAGGACATCGCACTGATAAAAAAGGCCCAACAGCTAAATCCGGAGTTTGAAACGTTTTACTTTTCTTATGATCTGACCGGAAAAAACGTCGTTAACTACTTGGGTGAAGTGACGGACGTATCGGACCGGGCGCATTTCCAGGAAGCGGGCAAAGGCGAAGGCAAGGTCGTCGTTTCCGAACCGGTCGTATCCAAACGGACAGGCAATAACATTGTCACCATTATTGTTCCGCTGATGAGGGACGGCAAACAATACGGCTATATGGGAACGACCCTCCCGATCAATAGTGTCCAGAAGAGCGTCTCGACCCGAAAGTTCGGCGCTTCGGGAGTTGCTGTTCTGCTCAGCAAGTCGGGAAAATATATTTGGCATCCCGATCCCGAGCTCGTGTTAAAAGGAACGGTTCAGAATATGAACATACCCGAAGTGACAAGCGCATACGAACAAGTTCAGCGGGGGAAGACAGGGGTGCTGGAATTCGAATTAGACAGCGACAAATACACCGCAGCGTACGCGCCGACGTCATTGAATTGGGGCGTCTTTGTTCTGGCTCCAACCAAAGAACTGCATGCCCCGATCGGCAAACTGACGGTGAACTTAATCCTGATTTCCGTCATTGCATTGTTGGCTGCCATCGGGATTGCTTATGGATTTACCGTGCGGCTCAGCCGTCCGATCCAGAATCTTAATCGCGCCGTCAAAGATGTAGCCGAGGGCGACTTGACCAAAACGATCAGCGTGCAGGGAAAAGATGAAATGGCTGTGCTTACAAATGATTTCAATCAAACCGTGTCCCATTTGAAACATTTGGTTGAGGGAGTAACGGAGTCATCGGGTCAAGTGCTGAAGGTGACGGGAGCCTTATCGGCGGGCGTCGACAGCGCGATGAACAGTGTGAACCGGATCGGCTCGTCTATTAAGCAAATTGCCGAGGGTGCAACGATGCATGCATCCAGCTCCCAGGAAATCTCGATATCGATGAATGATATGGCAAGCGGGGTGGAGAGAATTGCCGAAACATCATCGATTGTATCCGAAGCCGCCCAGTTAGCTGCAAACCATGCGGAAACCGGAAGCGCCGCCGTTGAGCAGGCGGTGAAGCAAATCGTAGGTATCGGTGAAGGCGCGGCGAAAATGGGAGAGGCCGTCGAACGGTTAGACGGGCGCTCGCAGCAAATCGCTACGATTTTGAATCTGATGACCGAAATTACGGGTCAAATCAAGCTGCTGTCGCTGAATGCCTCCATTGAAGCGGCGAGAGCGGGCGAACATGGACGCGGCTTTGCCGTCGTAGCGGAAGAGGTGAAGAAGCTCGCCGGCCAATCGGATGAGTCGACCGTGCAGATTGCCAAGCTGTTGAGCGAAATACGCGAAGATACGCTTCATGCCGTCCAGTTGATGAGCAGCAGCCACAGTGAAGTGCAGCTGGGCATTACGCTGATCGAGGACGTTCGGGAAAAATTCGCCAACATCCTGAAAGCTTCCCGCGACGTAGCCGATCATATTCTCGAAGTGTCCGCGGCATCTGAGGAAATGTCTGCCGGGTCGCAGCAGATCACCTCTTCTGTCGAGGAAATGAACTCGATCGCAAATCTTACTTCAGCCGATGCCCAGCAGGTCGCCGAAGCCGCCGAAGACCAAATCGTCTCGATACAAGACATTTCCGGGTCGGTCCGCCAGTTGGAAACGGTGGTCGCTGAACTCCGCAAAGAGCTTTCCAAGTTCAAACTTTAG